GAATTATCGTTACAAATATTTGATAATGAAAAGACTGATTTATTAATAGTTTTTTCTCCTCTGTTTCAGAAGAGAGTAATAACGACAATTGATACAAATACTATATACCAAAGACAAAAAAGATATAGCATAACACGTATtgttttgcaaaataaaaaacatcATAGATCGCAAAAAATTTGAGTATTGCTGTGGTGCAGAAGGGCTCTATGTGCTCCATATCAGTTTCAGCAAATGGTACTTTAGTTTTCAAAAATCTTGTGTCAAGGCATCAAAGGAAGAATTCATCTGAAAATTATAAGTTTGGTATACGGCAAAGACAACATGCGCAACGAAATTACTGCGGCAGTACTGTTCTTAGTACAGCTGAtagaaaaaaacgaaaaatttaGTCCTGATCAATTGGAATGTTTCAAGCGACGTTTGGTCGAATTACTGACGGAACGTTttaaaaatcattggtttccagACAAGCCATTTAAAGGTCAAGGCTACCGTTGTATTCGTGTAAATGGTCATAATCGGAGAGATGCAACTTTAGAAAGTGCTGCTAATGCTGCTGGTGTTAAATATGAAGATTTGTCTTTACCGGTTGAATTGACTCTTTGGGTTGATCCTAACGAAGTTTGCTGCCGATTTGGAGAAAGTAAAGGCTCCTATTGCACACTGGCTTCGTTCGATGATAAAGAAAATACTGTACCAATTTTTCAAAGAAGCAATGAAGGATTAGAGAAAGAGAATAAACAGTCTGAGGGACAGACTAAGATACAGGTGAATATCAATAATCACATAGTATAtctttttgtataaaataacactgttcaatatATGCCATAACATTTACATGAAATTATTTATGAGGGAAACGAATATTTCTATTCAATGCACCAAAGATCTATGGGAAACATTTAATGAAAATGAAAGTTCCAAAGAAGTTAGATTTGTTGAATAGTGTActcaatttttatataattcaaATGATCTAACAAAACTTAAGACATcaaaaaagtaataaaatgtTCCGTTTCTCTACAGAAATCCCCCTTGAGCACTAacacagaacaacaacaaaaatcaaAACCACTAAGTTCTGCTAATCAAAACCAACAGCATAGCAATAATGGTACAGGTAGGAGACGCAATTTGAATAGCCCCAGACTACATCTTAATAGAAATCGTTCCTGGTTCGGCCACTCATTTAGTATGGGATATGGTCCTCACCCAATAAGTCAACAATGGTATAACATTATGCCCCCTCACTTTTTGGGTGGTCCATCTCCGCCTCCTTTTATGAGTCATAGAGGAAACAAATGGATCCATCCACCCTCCTATCCAACAGGACCTACCCGTTTCCATCATTGGTCTCCCAAAGCTGCTCTTAAAGTATGAACACAAACCCTCTTTATGAAAGTAGTTAAGAAATCTGTTCCTTCATATAAAGACGCAAAAAGTGTGAAAACGTTTCAtcaatttaaaaatttgtatatttCGGTCTGAATATTCATTACATTTATAAGAATATTAAAGGAAAATTACATTATTTAAATTGTGTGCTCTGAAAATAAGATTTAAATATAGATAGTTTTTATATTAGGAACAGGTTTACTAACATTTCAGTGACgaaaattatccattttgtaATTACAAATGACCTTGTTCGAATTACGACTAAGGCTTACGATTTTTTATGACGAGAAATGTTGCATTATTACatgttatatataaataattaattgaatgaTAGATGTTTAATTCCGGATGCAAGGTTGCTTGTAAAATATTAGATTAGTGAGAATTTAATTAGAATGAATTAAGCCATTGATATGTAAGACGTAAAAATGAATGTCATATCAAGTGTGACACTTTTTTCTGATCAATCCTGGAGAAGAGGATTTAAT
The Megalopta genalis isolate 19385.01 chromosome 18, iyMegGena1_principal, whole genome shotgun sequence DNA segment above includes these coding regions:
- the LOC117228556 gene encoding protein BTG3; the protein is MRNEITAAVLFLVQLIEKNEKFSPDQLECFKRRLVELLTERFKNHWFPDKPFKGQGYRCIRVNGHNRRDATLESAANAAGVKYEDLSLPVELTLWVDPNEVCCRFGESKGSYCTLASFDDKENTVPIFQRSNEGLEKENKQSEGQTKIQKSPLSTNTEQQQKSKPLSSANQNQQHSNNGTGRRRNLNSPRLHLNRNRSWFGHSFSMGYGPHPISQQWYNIMPPHFLGGPSPPPFMSHRGNKWIHPPSYPTGPTRFHHWSPKAALKV